A region of the Paracoccaceae bacterium genome:
ATGCTGGCGCATGACATGGCCCGGGCCGCGGGCGGACGGTTCCTGCTGCGGATGGAGGATACCGACCTCGACCGATGCCGCCCCGAATTCGAGGCCGGGATCATCGAGGATCTGGCCTGGCTGGGCCTGACCTGGGACGGACCCGTCCACCGCCAGTCCGACCACATTCCCGGCTACACCGCGCGGTTGCAGCCGCTGGTCGACCGGGGGCTTCTGTATCCCTGTTCCTGCACCCGTTCCGACATCCGTGCGGCCCTGTCGGCCCCGCAGGAGGGCGTTGCGCACAACGTCTATCCCGGCACCTGCCGGGGCCGCGGCATCGACAGCCGCCTGCCCGGCGACGCGCTGCGGCTGGACCTGGCGGCGGCGCTGCGCATGCTGGCGGGGGCCGATCTGGGCCATGCCGAAACCGGCCCGCGCTTTGCAGGGTCCCACCAGGTGCGGCCGGAGACCGCGCTGGCCGAGATCGGCGATGTCGTCCTGTCGCGCAAGGGCGAGGATATCGTGGCCTATTTCCTGGCCTCGGCCTTCGACGATGCCGACCAGGGCATCAGCCATGTCGTCAGGGGCGAGGACCTTTTCGCCTTCACGCCGATCCAGGTGATCCTTCAGCACCTGCTGGGCCTGCCGACGCCCGTCTACCACCACCACCGGCTGATCCGCGACGATCGGGGCAAGCGGCTTGCCAAGCGCGACGACGCCCGCGCCATCGCGCGATACCGCGCCGAGGGTGCGGCGCCGGCCGATATCCGGGCCATGGTCGGCCTATAGCGGCGCCATGATCTCGACCTCGCCGCCGTCGCGCAGCGCGGTATAGAAACAGGACCGGCGGTTGGTGTGGCAGGCCGGGCCGGTCTGGTCCACCAGCACCAGCAGGCAGTCCCTGTCGCAGTCGATGCGCAGCTCGACCAGGCGCTGCACATGGCCCGAGCTTTCCCCCTTCACCCAGAACGCCGACCGCGACCGCGACCAATAGGTCACGCGCCCCGTCTCGATCGTGCGCGACAGGCTTTCGGCGTTCATCCAGGCCATCATCAGCACCTCGCCCGTGGCATGGTCCTGCGCGATGCAGGGAATCAGGCCGCGGTCGTCATAGCCAAGCGTCCGGGGATCGAAGGACATGGGCCTGCCTCCTTTGCAAGTCGCGCGCCCGGGTCTATCTTTGCCGGACCGGCAAGGAAAGCCCGAGCATCGCCATGTCCGACCCCGATCTGATCAAGCTCTACTCTGCCCGCATCCTCGACCTTGCGGCCGATGTTCCGCGCCCCGGGCGCCTGACCGCGCCGCAGGGCACGGCGCGGCGCCGGTCGCCGCTCTGCGGGTCCACGGTGACGGTGGACGTGGTGATGAAGGACGGGCGGGTGGCCGATTTCGCGCAGGACGTGAAGGCCTGCGCCCTGGGCCAGGCGGCCGCGGCGGTGACCGGCGCCGCGCTGATCGGGCGCAGCCGCGCCGAGATCGAGGTCGGGCGCGACGGCCTGCGCGCCATGCTGAAGGACGGCGGGCCGGTGCCCCCCGCCCCCTGGGACGGGTTCGAGGTTCTGACCCCGGCGCGCGACTATCGCAACCGCCATGCCTCGATCCTGCTGGCGATCGAGGCGGCGGCCGAGGCGGTGGCGGCGGCCGAGGGCGCGGCCGCGAGCGCCTGAGCCGTCCAGCCCGGGGCCGCCAACCCGCCCCTTTCCCGCGCGGGCGCGACGCCCCCACCGCATCGCGGGCCACCAAAAAAAACCGCCGCCCGTTGTA
Encoded here:
- the gluQRS gene encoding tRNA glutamyl-Q(34) synthetase GluQRS; translation: MAFVTRFAPSPTGPLHLGHAYSAMLAHDMARAAGGRFLLRMEDTDLDRCRPEFEAGIIEDLAWLGLTWDGPVHRQSDHIPGYTARLQPLVDRGLLYPCSCTRSDIRAALSAPQEGVAHNVYPGTCRGRGIDSRLPGDALRLDLAAALRMLAGADLGHAETGPRFAGSHQVRPETALAEIGDVVLSRKGEDIVAYFLASAFDDADQGISHVVRGEDLFAFTPIQVILQHLLGLPTPVYHHHRLIRDDRGKRLAKRDDARAIARYRAEGAAPADIRAMVGL
- the hisI gene encoding phosphoribosyl-AMP cyclohydrolase — translated: MSFDPRTLGYDDRGLIPCIAQDHATGEVLMMAWMNAESLSRTIETGRVTYWSRSRSAFWVKGESSGHVQRLVELRIDCDRDCLLVLVDQTGPACHTNRRSCFYTALRDGGEVEIMAPL
- a CDS encoding iron-sulfur cluster assembly scaffold protein yields the protein MSDPDLIKLYSARILDLAADVPRPGRLTAPQGTARRRSPLCGSTVTVDVVMKDGRVADFAQDVKACALGQAAAAVTGAALIGRSRAEIEVGRDGLRAMLKDGGPVPPAPWDGFEVLTPARDYRNRHASILLAIEAAAEAVAAAEGAAASA